A window of the Ostrea edulis chromosome 1, xbOstEdul1.1, whole genome shotgun sequence genome harbors these coding sequences:
- the LOC130047373 gene encoding uncharacterized protein F54H12.2-like, translated as MMHRESCACGTSSLELFKVPPTNVTLEDSKWMEYYPISSTLNSDTAPIEFEIKGDEYLDLSQTYLQMVCKFTKANGTNLTGGHSTSTPVNNILHSLFSEIDVSLNGKVITPGTDTYPYKAYLEKLLSYAPKTLETQMRACSLWEKDTAGHMDEVKLEDLAQTPVEFPVVNNKISIAAVIPTPEYPDDSKNVGLRKRHEKITDSKEIVLMDRLHLDLFEQEKCLPNGLDVRLRFNRARPQFYMMTAAGSSGKVAIQSMILWVRKVKPVPSIINLINQQLSTQTAKYPLRRVEVKTFTIPSGTQSKITDHLFQGQMPKLIVLGFVDNAAFNGDNTRNPFHFQNERDWAPDITLEEYKNGYTLWCVDFTKDQEAQTDKFHLIQTGNLRVEVQFAANVARTLNCVVYAVFDNLLEINKQREVSIDY; from the exons ATGATGCACAGAGAATCTTGCGCTTGTGGTACCAGCAGTTTAGAACTGTTTAAAGTGCCCCCGACCAACGTCACTTTAGAAGATTCGAAATGGATGGAATATTACCCCATTTCCAGTACCCTCAACTCGGATACGGCTccgattgaatttgaaatcaaaggagatgaatatctggatttatcCCAAACTTATCTCCAGATGGTCTGTAAATTCACGAAAGCCAATGGAACGAATCTCACAGGAGGCCATTCGACCTCCACCCCCGTGAATAACATTCTCCATTCCTTGTTCAGTGAAATCGATGTCAGTCTCAATGGAAAAGTCATTACCCCGGGGACGGATACTTATCCCTACAAAGCGTATCTGGAGAAATTGTTGTCTTATGCACCAAAGACTCTGGAAACCCAGATGAGAGCCTGTAGCTTGTGGGAAAAAGATACGGCAGGACATATGGATGAGGTCAAATTAGAAGATCTGGCTCAAACTCCTGTGGAATTTCCAGTAGTGAATAACAAAATCAGCATCGCGGCCGTCATTCCGACTCCCGAGTATCCGGATGATTCCAAGAATGTAGGGTTGAGAAAACGTCACGAGAAGATTACAGACAGTAAGGAGATCGTGTTGATGGATCGATTACATCTGGATTTGTTTGAGCAAGAGAAATGTCTCCCTAATGGCTTGGATGTCCGTCTCCGATTCAATCGCGCTCGACCCCAGTTCTACATGATGACCGCTGCCGGGAGTAGTGGGAAAGTGGCCATTCAAAGTATGATCTTGTGGGTGAGGAAAGTCAAACCTGTGCCGAGTATCATTAATCTCATCAATCAGCAACTGAGTACTCAAACGGCGAAATATCCATTGAGACGAGTGGAAGTGAAAACCTTCACCATTCCTAGTGGCACCCAATCTAAAATCACCGATCATCTGTTTCAAGGACAGATGCCTAAACTGATCGTGTTGGGCTTTGTGGACAATGCGGCTTTTAATGGGGATAATACCAGAAACCcctttcatttccaaaatgagaga GACTGGGCTCCGGACATTACCCTGGAAGAGTATAAAAACGGTTACACCCTCTGGTGTGTGGATTTCACGAAAGATCAAGAAGCCCAGacggataaatttcatctcatacagaCGGGGAACTTGAGAGTGGAAGTGCAATTTGCCGCCAACGTAGCCAGGACCTTAAACTGTGTGGTGTATGCCGTGTTCGACAATCTGctagaaatcaacaaacaacgaGAAGTCAGTATCGATTACTAA
- the LOC130047371 gene encoding uncharacterized protein LOC130047371, whose translation MSARRDPLYNFQTLPGFRYRLLVVAEERVGENWVVRSENDLSTFSPFDQSGVREIICRVRAEYEGRAPRRRTARISTATRPRRRAPQPPSPPPPYSPVTPTTPPPAIPSAPVEYSPVPMSDSPASPVEYSPRSPSPAPPPSPAQSPSLLVAATSSPPRPAAPARPPPPTIRFAGRTPPPRPTHAPVATHPPRNHPMTVPGWADRAVPIWFKCPVCWQDRVHSGITCRGCGQRPACCSCVEELQERRHTRGRCPLCRFTGSRE comes from the coding sequence ATGTCTGCAAGAAGAGACCCGCTCTACAATTTCCAGACCTTGCCTGGATTCCGGTACCGGCTCCTAGTGGTGGCTGAGGAACGGGTAGGGGAGAATTGGGTCGTGCGTTCTGAGAACGACCTGAGCACCTTCTCCCCTTTCGACCAGAGTGGGGTCCGTGAGATCATCTGCCGGGTGCGGGCCGAGTATGAAGGGAGGGCACCCCGCCGCCGCACCGCTCGAATCTCCACGGCCACGAGACCGCGCCGACGGGCCCCACAGCCAccctcaccaccaccaccttacTCCCCGGTGACGCCTACAACACCACCACCAGCGATCCCATCGGCACCAGTGGAATACAGCCCGGTGCCGATGAGCGACTCACCAGCGTCACCGGTGGAGTATTCACCGCGGTCACCGTCCCCCGCACCACCTCCCAGTCCAGCCCAGAGTCCGTCGCTGTTGGTGGCAGCCACGTCATCACCACCGAGACCAGCAGCCCCTGCAAGACCCCCACCACCTACCATCCGGTTTGCAGGGAGGACTCCACCACCGAGACCAACCCACGCACCGGTGGCAACTCATCCCCCGAGGAACCACCCTATGACTGTCCCTGGCTGGGCAGATAGGGCGGTTCCCATCTGGTTTAAGTGTCCTGTCTGCTGGCAAGACAGGGTACACTCTGGAATTACGTGTAGGGGATGTGGGCAGCGCCCAGCTTGCTGCTCGTGCGTGGAAGAGTTACAGGAGCGGCGACACACCCGGGGACGGTGCCCGTTATGCCGGTTTACCGGAAGCAGGGAATGA